One part of the Vanessa atalanta chromosome 4, ilVanAtal1.2, whole genome shotgun sequence genome encodes these proteins:
- the LOC125077828 gene encoding COP9 signalosome complex subunit 3, with amino-acid sequence MASPLEQFVNNVRTTSASGNFRELCDIIGKSDEVLQRNSAHLNTVLETLDIQQHSLGVLAVLVAKFSLPQSNPDVDRTTMFQQIHDFISNCNGEQVRFCPELYADLCHLLTDHLVELKQPIRGIEILRKAIRKIQLFDSQLTSIHADLCQLCLLSKCMKPAYEFLDTDVTSIGSELGGVNDSKHFLLYYYYGGMIYTAMKNYDRALYFFEVVVTVPAMVVSHIMLEAYKKYILVSLILHGKIQPVPKYTSQVVCRFLKPLSVAYHELATSQHTAIKHRETFVRDKNMGLVNQVLSSMYKKNIQRLTKTFLTLSLSDVASRVQLTGPAQAESYILNMIEEGEIYAMINQKDGMVVFLDSPEKYASPETLCVLEQQMAACTKLHQYIQEMDEQIQVNPQYVKKSAGSHDEDMPATSQNSKTAYSM; translated from the exons atggctTCACCGCTGgaacaatttgtaaataatgtgaGAACTACTTCGGCCTCGG GCAATTTTCGTGAATTGTGCGATATTATTGGAAAATCCGATGAAGTACTACAGCGAAACAGTGCACATTTAAACACTGTACTGGAGACTCTAGACATTCAGCAACATTCTCTTGGAGTTCTAGCTGTACTTGTTGCTAAATTCTCTTTACCACag AGTAACCCTGATGTGGATAGAACAACAATGTTTCAGCAAATCCATGATTTTATTAGCAATTGCAATGGTGAACAAGTTCGCTTTTGTCCAGAGCttt atGCAGATCTATGCCATTTACTTACTGATCACCTCGTGGAACTGAAGCAACCCATAAGGGGGATTGAAATCTTAAGAAAAGCCATTAGGAAAATTCAATTGTTTGACTCTCAGTTAACTTCCATCCATGCTGATTTATGTCAATTGTGCCTACTTTCTAAATGTATGAAACCTGCTTATGAGTTTTTGGATACTGATGTAACAAGCATTGGTTCagag CTGGGAGGTGTTAATGACTCTAAGCATTTTCTTTTATACTACTACTATGGGGGAATGATATACACAGCTATGAAAAACTATGATAGagcattgtatttttttgaagTTGTAGTCACTGTTCCTGCTATGGTTGTTTCACACATAATGTTAGAagcttataagaaatatattttagtatcattaattttacatggaaag ATACAACCAGTGCCTAAATACACATCTCAAGTTGTATGTCGCTTTCTCAAACCCCTATCTGTTGCCTACCACGAACTGGCTACTTCTCAACATACTGCTATAAAACATAGAGAAACTTTTGTAAGAGACAAGAATATGGGGTTGGTTAATCAG gtTTTGAGTTCCATGTATAAAAAGAACATCCAGAGACTCACTAAAACCTTTTTAACACTCTCATTAAGTGATGTCGCTTCCCGTGTTCAGCTAACTGGACCAGCTCAAGCTGAAAGTTATATTCTCAATATG attGAAGAGGGAGAAATTTATGCCATGATAAATCAAAAGGATGGTATGGTTGTATTCCTTGATAGTCCTGAGAAGTATGCATCACCTGAAACTTTATGTGTATTAGAACAACAAATGGCTGCTTGCACTAAGCTCCATCAATATATTCAAGAAATGGATGAGCAAATTCAAGTAAATCCTCag tatGTGAAGAAATCTGCTGGCAGCCATGATGAAGATATGCCAGCAACAAGTCAAAACTCAAAAACTGCTTATTCaatgtaa
- the LOC125077829 gene encoding uroporphyrinogen decarboxylase — protein sequence MEYTNKNFPPLKNDRLLKAACGKEVDKVPVWVMRQAGRYLPEFQAVRAKHDFFTVCRTPELACEVTLQPLRRYEHLDASIIFSDILVIPQALGMTVEMHPGVGPVFPTPLQDVSEIDELKEEGAVSRLTYVGDAITLTRHKIEGKVPLIGFTGAPFTLMGYMIEGGGSKTMSKTKDWLEKYSKDVHRLLSLLTRVIVDYLVMQVESGAQLLQVFESSADHLTREQFNEFSAPYLKDIRSGVKKILEEKSLDQVPMTIFAKGGGHSLDVQAQMGYETIGLDWTVDPIEARKIVGSNITLQGNLDPQDLYKTPEEIKKLTIDMVQKFGKHRYIANLGHGITPQTPLESMTAFTESVHEAI from the exons ATGGAGTATACTAACAag AATTTTCCACCTTTAAAAAATGATAGGTTGCTAAAAGCAGCATGTGGTAAGGAAGTTGATAAAGTTCCGGTTTGGGTAATGCGACAGGCTGGGCGATATTTACCAGAGTTTCAAGCTGTACGAGcgaaacatgatttttttactgTCTGTCGGACACCTGAACTTGCTTGTGAGGTTACACTTCAACCTTTGAGGCGTTATGAACACCTAGATGCATCAATCATTTTCAGTGACATTCTTGTTATACCACAAGCGTTAGGCATGACTGTGGAAATGCATCCTGGTGTG gGCCCTGTCTTCCCAACACCTCTCCAGGATGTCTCAGAGATAGATGAACTTAAAGAAGAAGGTGCTGTATCAAGACTTACTTATGTGGGTGACGCAATAACTTTGACACGGCACAAAATAGAAGGAAAAGTACCCTTGATTGGATTTACAGGAGCACCA TTCACCTTGATGGGATACATGATAGAAGGTGGTGGAAGTAAGACTATGTCTAAAACAAAGGACTGGTTAGAAAAATATTCTAAGGATGTTCATAGACTACTTAGTTTGTTAACTAGAGTGATTGTGGACTATTTAGTCATGCAg GTGGAAAGTGGAGCTCAATTGCTTCAAGTTTTTGAATCAAGCGCAGACCACCTCACAAGAGAACAATTCAATGAGTTTTCTGCACCATACCTTAAAGATATCAGATCaggtgtaaaaaaaatattagaagaaAAAAGTCTGGATCAAGTGCCTATg acAATATTTGCAAAGGGTGGTGGACATTCCTTAGATGTACAAGCCCAGATGGGCTATGAGACTATTGGCTTAGACTGGACTGTAGATCCCATTGAAGCTAGAAAAATTGTAGGTAGCAATATCACTCTGCAAGGAAATCTTGATCCTCAAGATTTGTACAAAACTCCA gaagaaattaagaaattaactATTGACATGGTCCAAAAATTTGGTAAACATAGATATATTGCAAATTTAGGTCATGGAATTACACCACAGACTCCTCTAGAGAGTATGACTGCATTCACCGAATCTGTACATGAAGCTATATAG